The Bos mutus isolate GX-2022 chromosome 11, NWIPB_WYAK_1.1, whole genome shotgun sequence nucleotide sequence CATATTATACCCCTGAAGTAACTGCTGCCTCAATGATGGGTCATCTGTTTTAtctaaaagaatctgaaaagaaaaaatgtcttaGTAAAAATAACCAGAAGAAACAATTCCTAGGTATATGTAGTAATACAATGACTATTAACTATTCAATAAAACTGcttaaaaatgtgattttgagCCTCTACCTCAGAATCATGGCCTGTTTATTAAAGACATAGGTTGCTGTGACTCAAACCTACAGATTTGTATGTTTAACAAACATTCCCAGGTGGTTTGATCTACGCTGAAGTGTTAAGCTGTCTTTAAGACAGTTCTAAAATTCATACCCATACAGGCAGTTAAGTTTTCTTAACAAACATTAACACTATTTGGAAGTCTTACAGAGATGCGTGAAACTTACAATCTGCTCTACCCTCAAGTGGTCTGGTTACACTGAACCCCACACTGCTGAAAAGACCACAACACCATGGATTGGACTATAAGAGCACCGAGACCACGTGAACTCACTACTTACAGTACTTATTGAAATACTATGAAATTAAACTAGTTAGTAATAGTGAAATAAGATAAATCATTACCTTCAGCCGGACGTCAATGCccatatttcttaaaaaagtttGCTGTTCTATTGGACCCAGGGAAGCTACTTTCCCCTGGGACATTCTACGCAAGTAACTGAAGTCCACGTCAGCTGTTAGGTCTGCTGTTCCCGGGGCAGTTAGGACATCATGAAGCCTGTGGCCACAAAACCCCttgaacataatttttaaatgatgagttTTTGTACTTTTACGGTTATCATTATCAAGATTAAAGAAATGCTATCATGTAGTCCACTTTACATAACTGTTAAAAAGGAATATATGGCCTACGTCAGGGGTTTACAGACTCTTACAACATAGCACCCTTTCTTCAAACGAGATACTATGCGGAAAACCCACTATGAAGTACTGTGTTGTAGTGCCTGGACATGCTGCCTTTGACATCTGTTGAAAATTTTCATTAACGCCCATGGTGATAGAGAATTCTCCAGATGAACTCAGGTTAACAGAACTGAGACGGTGTTTTACAAAGTGTATCCATCAGCTATATGCATCGTAATCACCTGAGAACACGTTACTGGACTCTTCCCAGACCTAGCAAATCAGAATCCTGGAGGTAAATCTAGagaacagtgttttaaaaaaaactctccaggtttttctttaaaaaaaataataataaagttaaactttttttttttttttttttgaagggaggagaaatttttaagaacttttaagaAAATTCCCACTTGAATTATTCAGATGTTTACTAGAATCTATGCAAACCTAGGTTCTGCAACTTAAGGAATAATGTAGACAATCAAAGGAAAGGTAGACAGTAAAATACCGGGTTAAGGGTGATTATAACAACAtagattaattataaaatatgtcatGCAGCAAGGACAGACACTGtagaaaccaaaatgagatacatATCTTCAACGAACTTCAGCCCTAACATATGACAACTACGTCAACTGTACCAGTTAAGTTCTGATAAATCATGTGACTGGATTATACATACTCTGAAGGTGTCTGTCTTAGTCCCGTCATGACCATAATCCGCGATCAGAGCAGCACCTCCAGTTAGTGAAATGCGTTGAGAAAGTTCCTGAATAACAACACCAGCCTCAGGACACACTTCCACATGATCCCTTGTTTCATCATTCTAGTAAGGGAATAGTTGAATCAAAATACATCATTCAAAAAACTTGTTTCCTTAGGGTTTTCCTACAATGAGCATTTCTCAGTTATAACAAAAACAAATTCCTTCTCAATATGAATATGTTGTCTACACTCAACTTTTCACATGACACCCTTTTTATTATATAGAACTCCTTGGTTCTCTGATGCCATCCACTCAGTttacaaacacattttattttgatgCCTTTTATAAAAAGCCATAAGTCCTCCGAACCCTCCAGATGGCTAAGtacattatcattttatttacagtGATTTTACTTCTATATCataattcatataaatatattccaCTGGGCTGAAACCATGGGAAAGGGATTTTTGCCTGCctggaacagtgtctggcacataaaaGACACTAAAAACTTGTTCTggaagaacaaatgaaataaatccaATATAACAAAACAGAGCCTATTAAGTGTATCTGCTTTCTTTGGGGGCAAAAGGTACCCCACTGATATACCCTAAACATTGTAAGTTAATACCAGCTTATAAACCAGTGTCAATGTACCTGAAGCCCTTATTTCCCAAGATGTTCAACTGTTAAGGGTCTTCAAGAAGTACATATTGGCTTAGAAAGTATAtgaacaataaataataatacttgCCAACTGGATTAGTATATATTAAATTTGACTAATTCCTGTTACTGAACcaaattttttcttcattatgcAACTATACATTAACTTTTGCTCCCTCTTAACAcctattagaaaagaccctgaggtggcagaggatgagatggttagatggcatcaccaactcaatggacataaatctgagcaaactctgggagatggagaaggacagggaagcctggcgtgctgcagttcgtggggtcacaaatagtcagacatgacttagtgactaaacaacagaaagtcTCTGCCTATAATAGCACAGGTCTAAGAGGTATAGAGTCAGGCAGACTCAGCCTGTGAGTCTGAGCTCATCCACTGCTTACTAGAGACAAGTTACTTCACCTTTCACAGTCTAGTTCCTCAGTACATATTCTAGccttactgtgaggattaaatgaaataataaaccaCTAAGCCCCCAGTGtatgttggtcactcagtcgtgtcggactctttgcgaccccatggactgtagcccacaaggctcctctgtccctggaattctccaggcaagaacactggagtgggttgccattcacttctgcaggggatctttcccacccagggatcaaacccaggtctcctgcactgcaggtaaattgtttaccaactgagccgccagggaatccTAACTTAGTTGGCTTTACCAAGTAAGCCCCCCATGCTATTTGATAAATTCCGTGGTGTGACTACATAAATCACAGGGCCAGTTTCAAGCATAAGCTGACAGGCCTCAGCGTTCTGTGCTGGCATTCTTTACATCCTACACTGCTTGCTCTTCAGGACAACAGATTTCCATTCCCATTTGCTCCGTCCaaatgagagagagaagtcaTCACCCCATCTCTCCGAAGTGTACACTGTTCAAGTGAAGAACTAACAACAATCAACTCTCAGAGGGTCAGCTTCTGGAAGCTTTATGAATTTGATTCTCACTCAGGTAAAATTAGGTAGCCACaatatgaaaacacagaaatgttCACAAACACTTAGGCTGATATTTTAAATCTATGCTTTGCAAAGAAAACTTAATTCACAGGTTTATGTTTAAAAGCTTGTAAAATCAATAACTTCTGAGGCAGAAATCCTTAGTTATGGTCTAGAAAGTAATCCTTTTTTTCTCAGCTCAAAAAAGAGGAGGTGGGTGGGATAAAACAGGCAATCTAAAGCCCAAACATGCCTGGGAAGTAAAGGATTTTTGAATCATTAAACCCAAACCTAAGATCTGTAGCCTCTTGAGATTATGCAGCAGTACATCCACCATTTGGCAGACTAAAATCAGACTAGAATCATGTGCCATACTGTTGAAGCatgccttttttctctttcacccaAATTTAGATTTGAGAAAAAATGCATGCTCCAACAGTAGCCCAAAGAGAGTGATAATAAAACTGACCTAAGGGTAGTTTTGAGAATTGAATGAGAAACTAGAGTAATACAAGGTATTTAACAAATATTGTTATTGCTACTTTACTATACACTGTACAACACTGTTTTCACAGACACATAACTTCCTGTCAAGTAAACAATATTGTCACCATTTGATGGAGAACTGCAGGAGACAGACAGACCCGGAACTTGCTGAGTAAGCACTTAAATTCTTATTACATGAAGTTCACACAGCCAAGGAATGACTTGAACCCATTCTGACAGATCCTATGGATTTCCACTATCAATAAAAAGCTCTTAAATGTTACAAGGAACTCTAAAATAGGAACTCAGAAAATAAGACCGAAGATTGGGTTGGCAATAAActtacgaaaaaaaaaaaacttattcctACTTGTATGAACGCTTCTGCTGGGGTGGCACACGGCGCCAAAACAAATCTCAGTTTATCAGAAACCTGTGGGTCAATATCAACAAGTACTTCTCGCCATCCGTGTGGGGTTTTCTAAACACAAATAACAAAGAAATTTCTGCAAGCCTGTTCTCAAAACTGCTTTTATCAAAATAGCAAATCTTCTCTTCTTATCATATATAAGCTAGATAAATAACATTTACAGAACACTTTACCACTTGAAATTATTTAAAGGCAttacttcatttcctttgaataatATGAGTAGACtgacagatgcaaactattaatGTTGCTTAGATAAGAAATGGAGGAGAAAGTAAGCAACATGGTAAGTGcccccaaaacagaaaacagacttagAAGGACTAATCAGAAGCTTCAACAACAAATTGCTACataataatattaacatataCTCTTAGCCCTAGAAGTTACCAGTACACATGCACTGCTaccaaattttaaatttcctcacataaagaatgaagaaaaattttaattcttagaatttaaaaatatttcctaaaaaaGTTATCCTTCATTGTACTATAATCATTTACCATCTCATATTCCCATACATCTTTATCCCAGAAGAATTAAGAATTCTTAATAATTATCCTAAGAGAATTAAGAATCCTTAATATTTCACTTTTGCgtttcaattattttcaattatttatattcATCAAACTTCCAAATATAGCTAGCTTCaaacagtaaaaattaaacaCCATAAATGTTTATTCTTACAACAAAAGGCCCTTTGTTATTCAATTATAAATGTGACTTCTTTCCCATCAGTACCTGAAACTTATGCACAGGAAGAACATCGAAAAATTCATGTGCGAGATAAAAGCTGTActctatttaaaaacagaagagagaaattaaCACTTCAGCATTTTCAAGGCAATAAATTGGTTCTTTTGGACATTAGCAAAAAGAGAATGCATAGTTCTTCATATGGGGAGTTGTGGTGCTTGCGTAATTaccactttcacagaatcatccaCCTCTTCACAGGAAACCTACGGTGCAGAACTTACACAGGAGGAACTATCACTATTCTCATTTTCCACACAGAGGATCCCAATCATCAGTTTAATCTTTAATGCATCACTAAGAATGAAATGAATCAGAACTCAAATCTGTTAGCAAGAAGAGGATTTGAATTTCCTAAAATCAAatgagatggtgaaggccaggaACGGCTGTGGCACCTTGGCCAGGGTCAGGCGATACCACTTTAGGTTTGACCTGGGGCTCGTCAATATAACATTCTTGAGGAATACTAGGATTTCTCCACCACCCTTTACAAGTAAGGATAATCCAAAGACGACAATATTAAACTCATctaagggacttcctggtggtccagtggctaagactccatgctcccaatgcagggtaccTGGGTCAATTCCTgtttagggaactagatcccatatgctgtaacTATTAATAACAGATTCTACATGCCGCAACAAAGATGGAAGTTCCCATgagccgcaactaagacccagtgtggccaaataaataatttttaactaaaaaagtAAACTCATCTCCTAACATTGCTTCCTTCAGCCCGACTGCCTTGGGCTGCTTCATCATCAGTACTATCTTAGGGGGTCGGGAAAAACTGAAGTATACAACAGAGATCCCTATTTTGGTTTTGTCTGGTTTTTCCAACACTGCATGAAATTCACTGCTTCTCAATGTtaggtgattttattttctaacacaATGctcttctccagaaaaaaaatgtttgttaatcTCTATAAGTAAGGGAATTGGCAGCACTAACTCAGTCTATTATATTGCAAAACAAGGTTGTGCTCACATATCACTGTGAGGGGCTGTGATCAAAATTCTTTCATTaatcaaagtaaaataattaCCTTTTGGAACATCTTGAAGATCTCGGTACCAGGAAACTGGAATTCCAGATTTAGTGACACCTTTCATATATACTGGGGATTCAGCATTTCGCTCTAATGGGACCTTCTCTTCAGTCAACGTTAATGCTTGAATCTCACTTAATTTCTGGCTCACCTCTACCAGATGTAGTGAAATGTCACAGTTTTTCAGCAAAGACCCAAGCTGACTAAATacctaaatataaaaagaagaaattggcAAAATACAGACTGTTGAATAGATTTTAGGTTTTTCTAGccatttatttcaataatttgtCAGTATCAGAGTAGAAGTAATAGCTGGTTTCAGAGAAATTTCTTCTTCACACAGGTCACTCTCCAGCAGTCTGTAAGAACCAAAACTTATTGGAGTTATTAAACATAGTCTATATGAGAAATGAACAGTCTACAGTACCATTTGCTTTCCTACtgataaaaattagaattatgactaacaaatgaaaataaaagctttaGCATCCAATAAAAACAATTATCCAGATTAGGGAGTCTAAAAAagaccaaggaaataaaatttatatggccttgattttaactttgaaaaaatgGAGATTTATTACTTGTAAGACCTGGAAATTGAATATGTGACACCTGGTGCCACATAGCATGTTCATGGACAGAGAGCTAGGCTTGATTTTAAAAAGCTTCCCTGTCTATAAAACAGTCTCACCGAGATGATCAGAATGTATCCACAAGAAATCGGATTTGAACAGCACTAATAACCTCACATTATTAGTgaagcaaccccacgtccaaggagtaccagctgcgtgggtgcaggagggcggagaggagctattccatgttcaaggtcaggaggggcaaccgtgaggagataccccttgtccaaggtaaggagcagtggctgtgctttgctgcagcagccgtgaagagatatcccacgtccaaggtaagagaaacccaagtaagatggtaggtgttgtgagagggcatcagagggcagacacactgaaaccacaatcacagaaaactagtcaatctgatcacatggaccacagccttgtctaactcaatgaaactaagccatgccatgtggggccacacAAGACatacgggtcatggtggagaggtctgacagaatgtggtccactggaaaagggaatagcaaaccacttcagtattctagccttgagaaccccataaacagtatgaaaagccaaaaagttaggacactgaaagatgaactccccaggtcggtagtgcctgatatgctattggagatcagtggagaaataacagaagaaagaatgaagagatggagccaaagcaaaaataacactcagttgtggatgtgactggtgatagaagcaaggtccgatgctgtaaagagcaatattgcataggaacctggaatgtcaggtccatgaatcaaggcaaattggaagtggtcaaacaggagatggcaagagtgaacgtcaacattctaggaatcagcaaactaaaatggactggaatgggtgaatttaactcagatgaccattatatctactactgtgggcaggaatcccttagaagaaatggagtagccatcacggtcaacaagagtccgaaatgcagtacttagatgcaatctcaaaaaagacagaataatctttgttcatttccaaggcaaaccattcaatatcacggtaatccaagcctatgccccaaccagtaacgctgaagaagctgaagttgaacggttctatgaagacctacaagaccttctagaactaacaccccaaaaaaatgtccttttcattataggggactggaatgcaaagtaggaagtcaaggaacacctggaataa carries:
- the NDUFAF7 gene encoding protein arginine methyltransferase NDUFAF7, mitochondrial → MNFLAAAGVRRLCAMRAVLPCLWRGKYFSSGNEPAENNTVTPMLRHLIYKIKSTGPITVAEYMKEVLTNPAKGYYMNRDMLGEEGDFITSPEISQMFGELLGIWFISEWIAAGKNAAFQLVELGPGKGTLLGDILRVFSQLGSLLKNCDISLHLVEVSQKLSEIQALTLTEEKVPLERNAESPVYMKGVTKSGIPVSWYRDLQDVPKEYSFYLAHEFFDVLPVHKFQKTPHGWREVLVDIDPQVSDKLRFVLAPCATPAEAFIQNDETRDHVEVCPEAGVVIQELSQRISLTGGAALIADYGHDGTKTDTFRGFCGHRLHDVLTAPGTADLTADVDFSYLRRMSQGKVASLGPIEQQTFLRNMGIDVRLKILLDKTDDPSLRQQLLQGYNMLMNPMKMGERFNFLALVPHQRLHGRNHQTNARQSKPSPSPVAGFGELAWQ